The Oncorhynchus tshawytscha isolate Ot180627B linkage group LG02, Otsh_v2.0, whole genome shotgun sequence genome contains the following window.
TTATATGACAAGCATATGGAAAAAAATACGTCAATTTTGTGAATTAAAATACCTCAGTTCTAacgatttttgtgtgtgtgtgtgtgtgtgtgtgtgtgtgtgtgcgcgcacagaCATGGTGATGTGCTTGACGACATCAAGAAAAGGAGGGCTGTTTATTTAGGCACAATGAAAGACAAGATCCGTTGTGTCGAAGAGAAACCCGTATACACAGGTGAGAAAAAGTTGCTCCATTAATCCCAGTACCCCAAAACAAAGCCTTCCCAATAACTCTGGAACTGATCCTGTTACTGCTAGGATCCTTAACTGTAAATAAGGAGAAATGGTTTCTCCAACTTTTGATTCAACATTGTCCCTAAACCACATTGTGATATCACATTCAATTCATCACATCATGTAAACCCCAAGCCAAAGTGTATTTATGGGACATGTGTACATATACAATGTGTGAAATTAACTACGGGTGCAgatataatggcaccctattgcctacatagtgcactacttttgattaggCCAGATTATCATTGACCTGTGTCCCCCACGTAGCCCCACCGTCCAACCCCAATGCTAAAGCCGTGGCCAGTCAGCTGGATAAGCTGGATGAGGACCTGGTCAAAGCCAAGCAGGGCATGTTGAGCCGTCTGAGGGCCCCGCTGGACCGCAGTGACCCCACTGCCGACCTGGCCAAGAGGCTGAAGGAtcaagaggtgagagagagagagtcttgttTTTAACTTTATTGAGACAGATACAAGTGGAAATGAgcaaggagacagagaaggagggagaaagagagtagaggtgGAGCCGGGATTCGTACCCATTACCCATTAGACCAGCCTCAGGCACAGTCTAAGGGGACaaccgaaatggcaccctattccactacTTTTGATAGACGTCTACCAGCCATTGTAACTGTACAATATATCTTCATGCTGTTAAACTCACTAAATCTGAATAATTATAGGTTGACATTGATGACATTGATGGATTCGTGCCTCCTAAAGATGATGATGACAATGATGATGAGTCTAATGTCTACGGCGATGATGATGATAGTTATGCTATTGTTGGTGAGGATGGTACTGATCCTAATGATATGGTGGTTGTATCTCTTGTAGAAAGCAGCAGATGCTCTGGCAGCTATGGAGCAGCCGAAGTTGGAGAAGGACATCTCCAAAGGCCTTGCAGCCAAACTTCAAGCTGCCAAGGACAAGCAAGATAGCATCACAGCCCTGGCTGACCTATTTAACAAGAAGTACAACCATTTTACAAACATACATTATCACCGATCACCTGTCTTATCGATATATTATCAGAAAATAGAATCAAACATCAGATCTGGCTGTTAATTATTTTTTTTGCCATTTCTTCTATAGGGCTAATGCATCTCTGAACCTGGAGAAGCAGATCAAGAAAGTGGATGGCATCGTCTCTGGCTTTGAGGAAAAGCTGAATAAGGATGGCCCTATCCCAGATGTCCCTAATGCTATTCAGGCCCGCACCCAGGAGATCCAGGTGGGTGGGACATTaccagtgcaccctattccctatatagtgaactccttttgaccaggaccattgCCTACACTGCCTTGGATTAGTGTGCCATTCTGGACACAACTCAACTTTCTCAAGAGAACCAAATAGATTCTACAGTATCCTTGACCAGAGAATACCCTAGTAGTTGACTTGAAGTAATAAAGGACTATATCATTTGACTGCACATATCAGTCGTCCCTTCTAATTGAGCTAAAAGCACCCCACCAGGACACATATTTATCATATCGGTTCTCTACAGAGTCTGCGTAAGGATGTGGCGGGCTCTCAGGATGAACTGAAGAAGCTGGGCCAGGACCTGGAGACCAGCGAGCAGCTGTGTAGTTCCCTGCAGCAGGGCTACCAGGAGTACTGCCCAGACATCCATCGCCAGGGGACCCAGGTCAAACAACTACAGAACCGCTACTCTAACGTCAACAACCAGTTGAAGGAGAGGTGAGCCCAGGGCCACTTTGCCTGTTAGCTAACGTTGACCACACACACCATGTCTGCAAATATATGGTATCAAAATAGTCCATTTGTTTGCTCGAACGTCAGATGAAAATAATAATTGTTTTCAGTTTGTCACCACAAAAGTGTTTTTCATTGCGTTTTTCTGTCTCAGAGAGGGCCTCTTGCAAGAGGCTGCAGGCAAGAACCAGGAATTCCAGAACACAAGCAAATCTCTGAACTTCTTCCTGAAAAATCTGCCCGACAACAAGATCAGCCCCAGCGATGACCTATCACAGGTCAACTCCAAGCAGACCTCCCAGAAGGTCAgtctgtttgtgttgtgtgtcaaGAAGCTCTGAAATTGTTGGTGATATTCTTAAAATATCATTGTAAGACACATATTTTGCAATCAAGTTTAATTTAGTAATTTTTATTGCAGAGGGTGGTGGACGACATCAAGAGGAAGGGAGACGACCTGGACAGAGTGCTTGACCTTTCCCAAGATTTGCAGAATATCCTCAATGTAAGACTCCGATTAAGTTACATTATCCTACTGCATCATGATTAACCTTGTATTTGTGTAACAGATATTTGAATATTTGGATATTGAATAATAAAATCTTTATTTCAACTGCTTGTGCAGGAATATGAGGTCAACACTGACAAATACAGCAGCACCCTCGACAATGTGGGAGGCAAAGATTCCAAAACACGTCACACCTCCACCCTTGCTGATACTGTGCAGAACCAGGTAATCCACAAAGGATGGAAGTCAATAGACACAAATGACATTCATGTTTATCCACTTCTATGCAGACCAATGTAGGGCGCGTCATGTTTTCCTGCATGTTTTCTTGAGCACTGAGCTGAGGATGGCTGTGCTTCTTTGTGTATTACAGGAAAAGGCTGTGGTGAACCACTATGCTAAAACGTCCGCTGAGAATGACCAGCTGCTCAATCAGATGGGCTTTGCTAAGAACCTCATCGCTCAGGTGAGTTGGAAAATCTAGCTAAACATAAAACTTCTTTCCCACAGTTTTGATCAATTGAATGTGTTTCGGATACAAAATTATGAAAATGTTGAAGTATTTTCCCTGAAATTGCTTTTAAAACTATGCTTTTTTGGTTTTACTTTTTGCAGAAACATGAGAAACAATCCATAGAACCGACCATAAAATCAACCATGAACATAAAGAGCCTGCAGCAAGAGTTGAGTGCGGAGAGCGATAGACGCAGCCGTGCTGAGACTGACGTGGCAACGTTCAAGACCAGGATGCTGTCTCTGAAGAGCCGTAAAGGGATGCATCGAGTTGAGGAGAAGGAGGTGCTCGAGTACTACCGCGACCCTAAACTGGAAACCGACCTAAAAGATCTAGAGGACCAAATCCACAAAGAGGCCTTGAAGCGCAGCCGTACCCAGGGTGAGATCGAGGGTGTGAAAATCAAAATCGCTACTTTTGGGGACGACCTCAAGTGCGTCAAGCCCAAACTGGTGACTAGAGAGGTGACTGAGTTTGAGAGAGATCCTCAGTTGGATGTAGAAGCCTCCAAGTTAAAAGATGAGATCGGCAAGATAAAGAATGAGGTACGAGTAAAAGAGGGAGAAGTCATTCAACAGAAGACCGAGGTCACCATCCTGAATGCTACAAGACCCAACATCAGGGAGAAGGTTATGAAAAAGGAGGTGATTCGATTGGAGAAGGATCCAGAGATGCTCAAGGCTGTTAAAACCTTTGAGAAGGAAATCACAGATGAAGGCAACAAGAGCAAGACTCTGAATGATGAGATCTTCCAAACAAGGAGCCAAATCAATGCATTGGAGAGGATCATTCCCACCATTCAGCCCAAGGTGGTCACCAGGGAGGTGAAGAAAGTCGAACAGGACCCTGAGCTCATCAATGAATCCAAGAGGATTCGATCAGGCCTAGAGGGAGAGAAAATTGAGACAGACTCCCTGGTCAAGGAGGTCTCTCAGCTCAAAATTCGGTATAGCGAGGTGGGGCAGTGGAAGCCCAAGGTCGAACTCAAGGAAATTGTCAATGAGATCTACCGCATAGATCCACAAACAGAGTCGGAGATAAAGCGTCTCAAGAAAGATGTTCAAGACTTCAACAAGCAGCGTTCTGACTTACAGGACCAGATCACTCTGGTCATGGTCGATCTGGAAGCCCTGCGTTCCAAGAAGCCAAAGGTGGAGCTGAAGGAAGTCATCCAAGATGtggtgaaagaggagaggagccctgagaacgaaagagagatacagaggctCAATGATCAGGTGAACCATGTGCATCGAACTTATAATAATGTAGAGGACCAGATTAACCTCCTGAGAAAAGAGAGGGACGAGTGGAAAGCAGAAAAATCCAAGGTGGAGACAAAGCTGGTGACCAAAGAGATCTTCAAGTATGAGGATGATCCACTCTTGGAGAAGGAGGCAGATCGGCTGAGAAAGGAGGTACGCGATGAGCAACAGTGTCGCCGTACCACGGAGGAGATGGTGTTCGACCTGCAAAACAAGTACATCCTGCTGGAGAGACAAAAGCCAGAGGAAAAAGTGGTGGTGCAGGAGGTGGTGCGTCTACAGAAGGACCCCAAGCAAATAGTTGAGCATGATAAGCTTGGCAGGAGCCTTGATGAGGAGGTTAAGTCCCGCCGGCAGCTAGAGCTTGAGATGCAAAAACTTAAAACCttagtggaggagaaggagaacatCCTAAAGCAGAGTGATGAACATCAGAAGAAGATTAAAGTGGAGTCTGAACTGAAACAGATCAAACTGCGCATCAAAGAGCTGGAGAATGCCCCACCGCCCATCGAGGAGAGTATCGTTGTCGAGGAGGTCCTGAAAGTTGAGAGAGACCCTAGACTGGAGAGGATGACCAACGGTCTTCGCTCAGACATGGACAAGGAAACAAATGACGTCCTGAATATTCAGAGAAACATCAGGAACACTAATGTCAAGCTTGAGCTCATTCAGCGAGAAAAGGCCGTAGAGAAGACGGTGTACAAAGAGGTGATCCGGGTGGAGAAAGACCAGGCTGTAGAAGCAGAGAGATACCGCCTGAAGGGCCTGGTGTCTCAGGAGAAACATGCTAGGCAGGACCTGGAGGAAAAAATCAAACAGCTCTCTGACAAACTCAACCGACTGAATGGCAGTCAGTCGAGCACTTCTCGGGAAGAGACAAGTCTCATTCTGGCCAGGGACGCCTcgcagagggagaaagacaacCTCACCCGGGAGCTGAGGAAGTTGGAGTCTGAGAGGCAAGACATCAGCTTATCGTTCCAGCAGCAGACCAAGCTGATGAGCGAGAGAAGCCAGATCAACAGACAAAAGAGTGTCAAGATGGAGTCTGACGTGCAGCGTCTTGAGAGGGAGATACTGGACGAGAAAGACACGATCCACCAGAAAGACAACGCCATCAGGATACTCCAGAGGGAAAAGGATAAGGAAGACAATACAGAGACCCAGACAAAGGAGACCAATGTCTCCACTAAAATCACCATCTTGGACCCTGATACTGGCAAAGAACTATCTCCATATGAAGCCTACCTGCAGGGACTGATCGACCGTGCCCAGTACATGCATCTGCAAGAGCTGGAGTGTGATTGGGAGGAAATAACTTCGATGGGACCTAATGGGGAGACCTCTGTGCTGCAGGATCGCAAGAGCGGCAAGCAGTACTCTATCAAAAATGCCTTGAGAGATGGAAAACTGTCCCAGTATGATTTGCAAAAATACAAGGATGGGAAAATGCCCATTTCAGAGTTTGCACTTCTTGTCGCAGGTGAAAAAGAAAAACAGCCCAAGTTCAACTCAATCACATCAAAGCTGGAATCCTCGCTAAAGTCGTCCCCTACCAGCAgcgcccctgttcctgcccctaAGGAGAGATATCCTATCGCTGGTGTAATTGACACAAACACCAACACGTGCTTCTCCATACACAGTGCAGTGGCCCGCAAGCTGATCGAAAGCGGCACGGCACAAAAGCTGTTGGAAGCACAGGCTGCTACAGGGGGCATCGTTGACATCAGCAACAAGGAGAGATACTCGGTCCACAAAGCAGCTGAGAGGGACCTCATCGATTCGAGCCAACTGCAGAGTCTACTCAATGCCCAGAAAGCCTACACTGGCGTGGAGGACCCCACGACCAGAGAACGCCTGTCGGTGGGAGGGGCCGTCCTGAAAGGTTGGATGCCCAAAGAAACTGCCCTGCGTTACATGGAGGTGCAACACCTGACAGGAGGGCTGGTAAATCCCAACAACACGGACCGTGTGGGCATACAGGAGGCCATTGGAGCCAAGATGATTGACAGCACCATGATGAGAGAGCTTCAGGACGAGTACAACTACGCCAAGGAAATCGTTGACCCCACAACAAAGGATAAAATCAACTACAAGCAAGCGATGGCCCGCTGCAAGACAGATCCTCAGTCTGGCCTACTGATGCTACCTGCTTCCTCCAAAGTGTCTGGCAGCAGCTACACCCCTACATACAATTCTCATCGATTTTCTCCTAGATAATAGACCTGTTAACAGTGTGCTTGGAGGGTATTCTTGTCTCTAGGGTGATTTTTAATATGAAGTCAAATTATATTGTATAAACTTAAATATCAATACTACCCAGAATGTATCATTTTAATTTTGTCTGAAAATATTGCGTAGCTCACTGGAAGGCCATGATTGTTGCTGCTGAGTTGCTTTTGTTTACCAAAATTCTTTGGAGATGGCAGAATCTACTTTAAAAAAGGAAAGACACAAAGGAgttttatctttaaaaaaaaatgtatccttgATATTATTGTTTTACTAGAGCTGATGGGACATGGTGCAATGTTATTGACTAAGTCTTGCTTGTCTATTTCTTACTTTCCTGACACTGATCCTTTTAAATGCAACATTGATGCTGTATCAAGAAAATAATTACTCATTAAAGATTATATTGTCAACATGCTTGCTTCTTCAATtacaacaaaataaaataattaactaCCAAAAAATAAAGCAACACGATAACACACACCTCATCCATAAATACATCTAATATCAAATCAAGAAGATTTTATTTGTTTCTCACAAATATACATTTCCAAGCTACATATCAGTTTTCATTCACAAATATAACCATTGCATAAATGGCTACATCAAACATTCTCTCTTATCTTAGATGAGCTACAATAAGAACATAAGTATGCATTTTCTTGATCTACTTCATACACCTGACCCAACATTCAGTGAACCTGCCTAACTCTGTCAGCAGGAAGAGGGTGACTTCCAGAATTGATATCGTATGACAAATAATGGCAGGACTTTACAGTGTACCAGAACAAGCAGCTTTTGTGTATCGAATCAGGATTTCCTCCAGTCTTTTTATATCCCAATTCCACCCTTTGCCATTCTAAATTAGCGAAAGGCAGAGCCTCATAATTCTTGACATCCCCATGTAAATCGGCTATTTGGGAAAATGTCCCGACCATAACAAATCTGACCGTTTGACACGATCCATCTGAGGTCATATAAACATTACAACATGTCATTAAATTCCACCTGGTTCATAACTTTCCACTAGTAGCACTGTATCAGATGAATTCTTATTGGGGTCCAGGTCAGAGAGGAGCAGGTGccgagcagcagtagcagcatctcccttgctctcccccctctctctgaagTAGCTCCTCTGTTCATTGACACCTCTCTGTAGCAGGACTAGGTTGACCCCATCCACACAGTTCAGCCCACGGGCATGGGCCATCACCTCCTGTGAAGAGATAGGTATGTGGGTTTTGGGAGTTGCAAAGCATATAAACTATATAAACCATCTTACCCTCTGCTTTTTCAATCTCGCCCAGAACTATGTACTGGGCTCCAATGATGGGGTCAAAGGGTTCCACAAATGTAGTCTGAACAACAACGTGGTGCTGGATAGATAGTGTAGCCTTTTCTAGATTCATCAATCTAGAAAATGAACTGGTCTGTTAGCCATGCAATCCAaaaggaatttaaaaaaatacgaTTATTGACTATTATTAGGTATATTGTGTTAAAGACAGTACCAGGGGAGGCTGCTGACGGAAGAACGGCTCAAAATTATGTCCAgaatggagcgaatggaatggcatcgaacacctggaaaccatgttccATGCATTTGACAACATTCCACTGATTCGCTCCAGTCATaaccacgagcccgttctccacaattaaggtgccaGCAACCTCATGCGGTAGACACTCCTCACCTTCCAAGTGTTCTCACTGAATCTCCCTCATTGACTGCACCAGAGTTGACTTCCCAAAGGAAATGAAAGACTGCATGTGCTGGAAGCATCTTCTCAAGAAGTTATCAAAGGGTAAAATAGGCCAAATACCATAAAGATACCAGTTGTGTGTTTTGCCAGTTCAAGGCGGTAATGTTTCACAACGTCACATAACATGATTTTGTTTACCCGCCCCCTCTTCCAGCTATTCAGGAAGTTGTCAATAATTGGTCATGCTCCAGTTATTGCAGTGCTGAACTTGGTTCCTGTGGTCCCAAGGTGACACAACTCATATTTCTATTGCCACAAGCAACGTCGTCTTTTGCAAGGGGAAATATTATTTATTTCGCCATGAATCCTGACATAACTAGAGAGCGTGAGAACGCTACATTTAACGTGGAGAAACTCACACATATTCTGGACGGAGGCATCGAGAAGACCAAAAGAAGAAGAGAAATTGGTAAGGTTGGAATGTCTTGTTGATAACTGGCTAGCTATCCTACATTAGCGAAGGTTGGTTATACATAGCCTAGGCAACCGATAGTGGCCGCTAGATCTGCACGGACACTATCGGCTGTCTTGGCCAGGTTAGCCAGTTAGTTATCTATCTGTTGTTGTAACAGTAGTTATGACCAGTCAGCTGTTCATAATTGTGAACTAATGACAAGATGAAGGCCATTTTTTTTGCATTCATTGTAACTTGTGCATGCTGTTTACGAAATGCATGCTGTTTGTGTAAACAAGGCTCTGATTTGTGTATTGCCAGATAACATAGACAGCTAGCAGCAACCTTGCTAGCTAGAAAGTTAGGTTAGGGTCACTTGAGCCCATCATATAGCAACAGTCGTTGTTTGACCGACTGGCTGTTTGTATAGTGATGGTTGACCCCATGCAGGACTCATTATGGCATCATAATCAAAACAAATAAGACATACCATGGTAttatgttgcagatagaaatgtagcTAATGATATTAGACACATGTATTTATCCAATGGTAAAACTACACAATTTGCACATAATGTTTAACCTAGTCTTGCATGGCCACCCTTCCAAAATCCCATCTTGTGTGAGAAGCCTGGGTTTCAGAGGCTATGTTTACCCTGATGTCTTAACCCCCCCCAATCTTCCATATCCTCCACAGAGTCACTGGTGATCAGTGACCCCGACTTCCAAAGTGAGGACCTCAACTTCCTGTCCAGGAGCGAGCGATACGATGCCGCCGTGAAGAAGAGTGCCCAGATGATCCTGAAGCTCAGAGAGTATGGGATCTCAGACCCTGAGGAAATCTACTGCTACAAGAGGTAAGGCTGGGACACAGACCCAGGCCAGCTACCTGCTAtgggcggcaagtagcctagcggttaagagcgttgggccagtaaccgaaaggtcgctggtttgaatcccaaaATATGTCGATATGCCCTTGAGTAAAGCACTTaaccctcaaatcaaatcaaatcaaattgtatttgtcacacatacacatggttagcagatgttaatgcgagtgtagcgaaatgcttgtgcttctagttccgacaatgcagtaataacgaacaagtaatctaactaacaattccaaaaaaactactgtcttatacacagtgtaaggggataaagaatatgtacataaggatatatgaatgagtgatggtacagagcagcataggcaatatacagtagatgatatcgagtacagtatatacatatgagatgagtatgtaaaccaagtggcatagttaaagtggctagtgatacatgtattacataaggatgcagtcgatgatatagagtacagtatctacgtatgcatatgagatgaataatgtagggtaagtaacattatataaggta
Protein-coding sequences here:
- the LOC112245505 gene encoding envoplakin-like, encoding MFKKKDSTTLKGSSKISTSTANDLALVIARMQKNSDQVEKDVLRAEELLAVDEENEKKNRPLQHQKVVASNLSEAEGLLNDLFLDVDKAKKYKHPQGSEIESDVSHLHDRWLKDCAFYRDIYEPVNDVELKPRIDWASVLNQKQREVNTEEYGPTMADLKKQIAAHNILHKEIEAYSSQLSLSSTSTKEEYAAIKKQYNNILDNSKWRHHYLSSLYDYMQSCNKELTYLGDEQTKILKQDWSDHMLDPPDVRRQYENFKNNSLLSHESEVNKLQDDGDRLLELKHPASTTIQAQRDSLRNEWQKFLNLCICQETHLDYIEDFKKYQLDVETLSESLSELNSSLKKVEGTTGKSGSAMTLQLEAEESTVQRNEQLLADLRKRSTTIAPLKLRRCPPTRSTTVDSLCDWKTEKADLTRGDKFTLKSNSDVENWNVLTSSGATKTFPGVCFLIPPPDPEAIATVDIHGDVLDDIKKRRAVYLGTMKDKIRCVEEKPVYTAPPSNPNAKAVASQLDKLDEDLVKAKQGMLSRLRAPLDRSDPTADLAKRLKDQEKAADALAAMEQPKLEKDISKGLAAKLQAAKDKQDSITALADLFNKKANASLNLEKQIKKVDGIVSGFEEKLNKDGPIPDVPNAIQARTQEIQSLRKDVAGSQDELKKLGQDLETSEQLCSSLQQGYQEYCPDIHRQGTQVKQLQNRYSNVNNQLKEREGLLQEAAGKNQEFQNTSKSLNFFLKNLPDNKISPSDDLSQVNSKQTSQKRVVDDIKRKGDDLDRVLDLSQDLQNILNEYEVNTDKYSSTLDNVGGKDSKTRHTSTLADTVQNQEKAVVNHYAKTSAENDQLLNQMGFAKNLIAQKHEKQSIEPTIKSTMNIKSLQQELSAESDRRSRAETDVATFKTRMLSLKSRKGMHRVEEKEVLEYYRDPKLETDLKDLEDQIHKEALKRSRTQGEIEGVKIKIATFGDDLKCVKPKLVTREVTEFERDPQLDVEASKLKDEIGKIKNEVRVKEGEVIQQKTEVTILNATRPNIREKVMKKEVIRLEKDPEMLKAVKTFEKEITDEGNKSKTLNDEIFQTRSQINALERIIPTIQPKVVTREVKKVEQDPELINESKRIRSGLEGEKIETDSLVKEVSQLKIRYSEVGQWKPKVELKEIVNEIYRIDPQTESEIKRLKKDVQDFNKQRSDLQDQITLVMVDLEALRSKKPKVELKEVIQDVVKEERSPENEREIQRLNDQVNHVHRTYNNVEDQINLLRKERDEWKAEKSKVETKLVTKEIFKYEDDPLLEKEADRLRKEVRDEQQCRRTTEEMVFDLQNKYILLERQKPEEKVVVQEVVRLQKDPKQIVEHDKLGRSLDEEVKSRRQLELEMQKLKTLVEEKENILKQSDEHQKKIKVESELKQIKLRIKELENAPPPIEESIVVEEVLKVERDPRLERMTNGLRSDMDKETNDVLNIQRNIRNTNVKLELIQREKAVEKTVYKEVIRVEKDQAVEAERYRLKGLVSQEKHARQDLEEKIKQLSDKLNRLNGSQSSTSREETSLILARDASQREKDNLTRELRKLESERQDISLSFQQQTKLMSERSQINRQKSVKMESDVQRLEREILDEKDTIHQKDNAIRILQREKDKEDNTETQTKETNVSTKITILDPDTGKELSPYEAYLQGLIDRAQYMHLQELECDWEEITSMGPNGETSVLQDRKSGKQYSIKNALRDGKLSQYDLQKYKDGKMPISEFALLVAGEKEKQPKFNSITSKLESSLKSSPTSSAPVPAPKERYPIAGVIDTNTNTCFSIHSAVARKLIESGTAQKLLEAQAATGGIVDISNKERYSVHKAAERDLIDSSQLQSLLNAQKAYTGVEDPTTRERLSVGGAVLKGWMPKETALRYMEVQHLTGGLVNPNNTDRVGIQEAIGAKMIDSTMMRELQDEYNYAKEIVDPTTKDKINYKQAMARCKTDPQSGLLMLPASSKVSGSSYTPTYNSHRFSPR